In the Acidovorax sp. A79 genome, one interval contains:
- a CDS encoding NADH-quinone oxidoreductase subunit D, with translation MAEIKNYSLNFGPQHPAAHGVLRLVLELDGEVVQRADPHIGLLHRATEKLAEHKTYIQSLPYMDRLDYVSMMCNEHAYCLAIEKLLGLEVPIRAQYIRVMFSEITRLLNHLMWLGSHGNDCGSSTILIYTFREREDLFDMYEAVSGARMHAAYFRPGGVYRDLPDSMPQYKVSKIKNAKALEAMNKNRQGSMLDFIDDFTQRFPACVDEYETLLTDNRIWKQRTVGIGVVPPERALNLGMTGPMLRGSGIAWDLRKTQPYDVYDRMDFDVPVGKTGDCYDRYLVRVQEMRESNRIIKQCVDWLRANPGPVITDNHKVAAPDRESMKSNMEELIHHFKLFTEGFHVPEGEAYAAVEHPKGEFGIYLVSDGANKPYRLKIRAPGFAHLATLDEMARGHMIADAVAIIGTMDIVFGEIDR, from the coding sequence ATGGCTGAAATCAAGAACTACTCCCTGAACTTCGGACCGCAGCACCCTGCAGCGCACGGCGTGTTGCGCCTGGTGCTCGAGCTCGACGGCGAAGTCGTCCAGCGTGCCGATCCGCACATCGGCCTGCTGCACCGCGCGACCGAAAAGCTGGCCGAGCACAAGACCTACATCCAGTCGCTACCCTACATGGACCGCCTGGACTACGTGTCCATGATGTGCAACGAGCACGCCTACTGCCTGGCCATCGAAAAGCTGCTGGGCCTGGAAGTGCCTATCCGCGCCCAGTACATCCGCGTGATGTTCTCCGAGATCACGCGCCTGCTGAACCACCTGATGTGGCTGGGTTCGCACGGCAACGACTGCGGCAGCTCCACCATCCTGATCTACACCTTCCGCGAGCGCGAAGACCTGTTCGACATGTACGAAGCGGTCTCCGGCGCGCGCATGCACGCGGCGTACTTCCGTCCGGGCGGCGTATACCGCGACCTGCCGGACTCCATGCCGCAGTACAAGGTCAGCAAGATCAAGAACGCCAAGGCCCTGGAGGCCATGAACAAGAACCGCCAGGGTTCGATGCTCGACTTCATCGACGACTTCACCCAGCGCTTCCCGGCCTGTGTGGACGAATACGAGACCCTGCTCACCGACAACCGCATCTGGAAGCAGCGCACCGTGGGCATCGGCGTGGTGCCACCCGAACGCGCGCTGAACCTGGGCATGACCGGCCCCATGCTGCGTGGTTCCGGCATCGCCTGGGACCTGCGCAAGACCCAGCCCTACGACGTTTACGACCGCATGGACTTCGACGTGCCCGTGGGCAAGACGGGTGACTGCTACGACCGCTACCTCGTGCGCGTGCAGGAAATGCGCGAGTCCAACCGCATCATCAAGCAGTGCGTGGACTGGCTGCGCGCCAATCCCGGCCCGGTCATCACCGACAACCACAAGGTGGCTGCGCCCGACCGTGAATCCATGAAGTCCAACATGGAAGAGCTGATCCACCATTTCAAGCTCTTCACCGAAGGTTTCCATGTGCCCGAGGGCGAGGCCTATGCCGCCGTCGAGCATCCCAAGGGCGAGTTCGGCATCTACCTGGTGAGCGACGGGGCCAATAAGCCCTACCGCCTGAAGATCCGTGCGCCGGGCTTCGCGCACCTGGCCACGCTCGATGAAATGGCCCGCGGCCACATGATCGCCGACGCGGTGGCCATCATCGGCACCATGGATATCGTGTTCGGAGAGATTGACCGATGA
- a CDS encoding NADH-quinone oxidoreductase subunit C: MTAVAIRPENLKDNITAALGAKVRQITVALDEVTVVVAAADYLDAMRVLRDAEGCRFEQLIDLCGVDYSAYADAVNEGARYCVVSHLLSVSLNQRLRVKVFCADDDFPVVASVSDLWNSANWYEREAFDLFGIVFDGHNDLRRILTDYGFIGHPFRKDFPLSGHVEMRYDAEQRRVVYEPVSIEPREITPRIIREDKYGGLH, from the coding sequence ATGACTGCTGTTGCCATTCGGCCCGAAAACCTCAAAGACAACATTACCGCGGCGTTGGGCGCGAAAGTGCGCCAGATCACGGTGGCCCTGGATGAGGTCACGGTGGTCGTTGCCGCCGCCGACTACCTCGATGCCATGCGCGTCCTGCGTGATGCGGAGGGTTGCCGTTTCGAACAGCTGATCGATCTGTGTGGCGTGGACTATTCCGCCTATGCAGACGCAGTGAACGAGGGAGCCCGCTATTGTGTCGTGTCGCACCTGCTGTCCGTGAGCCTGAACCAGCGTCTGCGCGTGAAGGTGTTCTGCGCGGATGACGATTTCCCTGTGGTGGCTTCGGTCTCCGATCTCTGGAACTCGGCCAACTGGTACGAGCGCGAGGCGTTCGACCTTTTTGGCATCGTGTTCGACGGCCACAACGACCTGCGCCGCATCCTGACCGACTACGGCTTCATCGGCCACCCCTTCCGCAAGGACTTCCCGCTGTCCGGCCACGTCGAGATGCGCTACGACGCAGAGCAGCGCCGGGTGGTCTACGAGCCGGTGTCGATCGAGCCGCGCGAGATCACGCCGCGCATCATCCGCGAAGACAAGTACGGAGGCCTGCACTAA
- a CDS encoding NADH-quinone oxidoreductase subunit B family protein, translated as MIEGVMKEGFITTSYDSVVNWAKTGSLWPMTFGLACCAVEMMHAAAARYDIGRFGAEVFRASPRQSDLMIVAGTLCNKMAPALRKVYDQMSEPRWVLSMGSCANGGGYYHYSYSVVRGCDRIVPVDVYVPGCPPTAEALIYGIIQLQQKIRRTNTIARV; from the coding sequence ATGATTGAAGGCGTGATGAAGGAAGGCTTCATCACCACGAGCTATGACTCCGTGGTGAATTGGGCCAAGACGGGCTCTCTGTGGCCCATGACTTTTGGCCTGGCGTGCTGTGCGGTGGAGATGATGCATGCTGCCGCCGCGCGCTATGACATCGGCCGCTTCGGTGCGGAGGTGTTTCGTGCCAGCCCCCGCCAGTCCGATCTGATGATCGTGGCCGGCACGCTGTGCAACAAGATGGCGCCCGCCCTGCGCAAGGTGTACGACCAGATGTCGGAGCCCCGCTGGGTGCTGTCGATGGGTTCGTGCGCCAACGGCGGCGGTTACTACCACTACAGCTATTCCGTGGTGCGCGGCTGCGACCGTATCGTGCCCGTGGACGTGTACGTGCCCGGCTGCCCGCCCACTGCCGAAGCGCTGATCTACGGGATCATCCAGCTGCAGCAGAAGATCCGCCGCACCAACACCATTGCTCGCGTCTGA
- the nuoE gene encoding NADH-quinone oxidoreductase subunit NuoE — MSTTESKNQTAGVTAITEATLARFAREVAKYPPEQKQSAVMACLSIVQQEQGWVSVESEAVIAEYLGMAQIAVHEVTTFYNMYNQQPTGKYKLNVCTNLPCQLRDGQKALHHLEKKLGVAMGETTSDGLFTLQQCECLGACADAPVMLVNDRTMCSFMDNDKLDQLVDGLRAAEGQA, encoded by the coding sequence ATGAGTACGACCGAATCGAAGAACCAGACCGCTGGCGTCACCGCCATCACCGAGGCGACGCTCGCCCGTTTTGCGCGCGAAGTCGCCAAGTACCCACCCGAGCAGAAGCAGTCGGCCGTGATGGCCTGCCTGTCCATCGTGCAGCAGGAGCAGGGCTGGGTCAGTGTCGAGAGCGAGGCCGTGATCGCCGAGTACCTCGGCATGGCCCAGATCGCGGTGCACGAAGTCACCACGTTCTACAACATGTACAACCAGCAGCCGACGGGCAAGTACAAGCTCAACGTCTGCACCAACCTGCCTTGCCAGCTGCGCGACGGCCAGAAGGCGCTGCACCACCTCGAGAAGAAGCTCGGCGTGGCCATGGGCGAGACCACTTCCGACGGCCTGTTCACGCTGCAGCAGTGCGAATGCCTGGGTGCCTGTGCCGATGCGCCCGTGATGCTGGTCAACGACCGCACCATGTGCAGTTTCATGGACAACGACAAGCTTGACCAGCTTGTGGATGGCCTGCGCGCTGCGGAAGGACAAGCATGA
- the nuoF gene encoding NADH-quinone oxidoreductase subunit NuoF encodes MTTAAQILSQFQATGVQTCFHDRHINPQIYADLDGTNWSLKDYEARGGYAALRKILAQGEGEGLTQDQVIATVKESGLRGRGGAGFPTGLKWSFMPRSFPGQKYLVCNSDEGEPGTCKDRDILQFNPHIVIEGMIIAAYAMGISVGYNYIHGEIFQTYDRFEEALEEARAAGYLGDKILGSNFSFQLHAAHGFGAYICGEETALLESLEGKKGQPRFKPPFPASFGLYGKPTTINNTETFAAVPWIIRNGGAAYLECGKPNNGGTKIFSVSGDVEKPGNYEVPLGTPFAKLLELAGGVRKGRQLKAVIPGGSSAPVLPASIIMECTMDYDSIAKAGSMLGSGAVIVMDDSRSMVESLLRLSYFYSHESCGQCTPCREGTGWMWRVIDRIQHGQGRDGDLNLLNSVADNIQGRTICALGDAAAMPVRAMIKHFRPEFEALIRQEKTPQASASA; translated from the coding sequence ATGACCACCGCCGCACAGATCCTCTCGCAGTTCCAGGCCACCGGCGTCCAGACCTGCTTCCACGACCGCCACATCAACCCGCAGATCTATGCGGACCTGGACGGCACGAACTGGAGCCTCAAGGACTACGAAGCGCGTGGCGGCTACGCCGCGCTGCGCAAGATCCTGGCGCAGGGCGAAGGCGAAGGCCTCACCCAGGACCAGGTGATCGCCACCGTCAAGGAATCGGGCCTGCGCGGCCGTGGCGGCGCGGGCTTCCCCACCGGCCTCAAGTGGAGCTTCATGCCCCGCTCGTTCCCGGGTCAGAAGTACCTGGTGTGCAACTCCGACGAAGGCGAGCCGGGCACCTGCAAGGACCGCGACATCCTGCAGTTCAACCCGCACATCGTCATCGAGGGCATGATCATCGCGGCTTACGCGATGGGCATCTCCGTGGGCTACAACTACATCCACGGCGAAATCTTCCAGACCTACGACCGTTTTGAAGAAGCGCTGGAAGAGGCACGCGCCGCAGGCTACCTGGGCGACAAGATCCTGGGCAGTAACTTCAGCTTCCAGTTGCATGCCGCGCACGGCTTCGGCGCCTATATCTGCGGCGAAGAGACCGCGCTGCTCGAATCGCTGGAAGGCAAGAAGGGCCAGCCGCGCTTCAAGCCGCCGTTCCCGGCCAGCTTCGGCCTGTACGGCAAGCCCACCACCATCAACAACACCGAGACCTTCGCGGCCGTGCCGTGGATCATCCGCAACGGCGGTGCTGCCTATCTTGAATGCGGCAAGCCCAACAACGGCGGCACCAAGATCTTCTCGGTCTCCGGCGACGTGGAAAAGCCCGGCAACTACGAAGTGCCCCTGGGCACGCCCTTCGCCAAGCTGCTCGAACTCGCTGGTGGCGTGCGCAAGGGCCGCCAGCTCAAGGCCGTGATTCCCGGCGGCTCGTCCGCACCGGTGCTGCCGGCTTCCATCATCATGGAATGCACGATGGACTACGACTCCATCGCCAAGGCCGGCTCCATGCTGGGCTCGGGCGCGGTCATCGTGATGGACGACTCCCGCAGCATGGTCGAGAGCCTGCTGCGCCTGTCCTATTTTTACTCGCACGAGTCCTGCGGCCAGTGCACGCCGTGCCGCGAAGGCACGGGCTGGATGTGGCGCGTGATCGACCGGATCCAGCATGGTCAGGGGCGCGATGGCGACCTGAACCTGCTCAATTCGGTGGCGGACAACATCCAGGGCCGCACCATCTGCGCACTGGGTGACGCAGCGGCCATGCCGGTGCGCGCCATGATCAAGCACTTCCGTCCGGAATTCGAAGCGCTGATCCGCCAAGAGAAGACCCCGCAGGCTTCCGCCTCCGCCTGA
- the nuoG gene encoding NADH-quinone oxidoreductase subunit NuoG, protein MVEIELDGQKVEVAEGCMVMHAAEKAGTYIPHFCYHKKLSIAANCRMCLVDVEKAPKPMPACATPVTQGMIVRTKSDKAIKAQQSVMEFLLINHPLDCPICDQGGECQLQDLAVGYGGSSSRYEEEKRVVFHKDVGPLISMEEMSRCIHCTRCVRFGQEVAGVMELGMINRGEHSEITTVAGDTVDSELSGNMIDICPVGALTSKPFRYSARTWELSRRRSVSPHDSTGANLIVQVKNHKVMRVVPFENEAVNECWIADRDRFSYESLNSDERLTQPMLKQGGVWKTVDWQTALEYVANGLKNIKNDHGAGAIGALVSPHSTLEELYLASALVRGLGSDNIDYRLRNAEFAAPEGIRWLGTSIASLSTLQRVLVVGSNLRKDHPLFAQRIRQAARHGCQVSVVDSALADWAMPVKHSLLQGAGQWLQALGTIAAAVAQEKGTAAPAGSGDPTEASLAIARSLLGGERKAILLGNAAAHHAQAARLLALANWIGEQTGATVGYLTEAANTVGAQFAGAHPVNGGLSAGQMLAGGLKAALLLNTEPVHDSAAGLQAATALGGAEMVVTLSPFKANMEFSDVLLPVAPFTETSGSFINAEGRLQGFHAVVRPLGDTRPAWKVLRVLANLLGVPGFDFETSQDVLARATNAPAGTFAQVPAAQLSNAVSTAVPVATAVVGEPVVASIYQLDGLVRRSTSLQLTADARLAREGVAA, encoded by the coding sequence ATGGTTGAAATCGAACTCGACGGGCAGAAGGTAGAAGTCGCCGAAGGCTGCATGGTGATGCATGCAGCCGAAAAGGCCGGCACCTACATTCCCCATTTCTGCTATCACAAGAAGCTCTCCATCGCCGCCAATTGCCGCATGTGCCTGGTGGACGTGGAGAAGGCCCCCAAGCCCATGCCCGCCTGCGCCACGCCGGTCACGCAGGGCATGATCGTGCGCACCAAGAGCGACAAGGCCATCAAGGCCCAGCAGTCGGTCATGGAATTCCTGCTGATCAACCACCCGCTGGATTGCCCCATCTGCGACCAGGGCGGCGAGTGCCAGCTGCAGGATCTGGCCGTGGGCTACGGCGGTTCCTCCTCGCGCTACGAGGAAGAAAAGCGCGTGGTCTTCCACAAGGATGTGGGCCCGCTGATCTCCATGGAGGAGATGAGCCGCTGCATCCACTGCACCCGCTGCGTACGCTTCGGCCAGGAAGTGGCCGGCGTGATGGAACTCGGCATGATCAACCGCGGCGAGCACTCCGAGATCACCACCGTGGCGGGCGATACCGTGGACTCCGAGCTGTCGGGCAACATGATCGACATCTGCCCCGTGGGCGCGCTCACGAGCAAGCCGTTCCGCTACAGCGCCCGCACCTGGGAACTGTCGCGCCGCCGCTCCGTCAGCCCGCACGACTCCACCGGTGCCAACCTGATCGTGCAGGTCAAGAACCACAAGGTGATGCGTGTCGTTCCGTTCGAGAACGAAGCCGTCAACGAATGCTGGATCGCCGACCGTGACCGCTTCTCGTACGAATCGCTCAACAGCGACGAGCGGCTGACCCAGCCCATGCTCAAGCAGGGCGGAGTCTGGAAGACCGTCGACTGGCAGACTGCGCTCGAATACGTGGCCAACGGCTTGAAGAACATCAAGAACGACCATGGCGCTGGCGCCATCGGTGCCCTGGTCAGCCCGCACAGCACGCTCGAAGAACTGTACCTGGCCTCCGCCCTGGTGCGCGGCCTGGGCAGCGACAACATTGACTACCGCCTGCGCAACGCCGAATTCGCGGCGCCCGAAGGCATCCGCTGGCTCGGCACGTCCATCGCCTCGCTGTCCACGCTGCAGCGCGTGCTGGTGGTGGGCTCCAACCTGCGCAAGGACCATCCGCTGTTCGCGCAGCGCATCCGCCAGGCTGCGCGCCATGGCTGCCAGGTCAGCGTGGTCGACTCGGCCCTGGCCGATTGGGCCATGCCCGTGAAGCACTCCCTGCTGCAAGGCGCCGGTCAGTGGCTGCAGGCGCTGGGCACCATCGCCGCTGCCGTGGCACAGGAAAAGGGCACGGCCGCACCCGCAGGTTCCGGTGATCCCACCGAAGCCTCCCTGGCCATCGCCCGCTCATTGCTGGGCGGCGAACGCAAGGCCATACTGTTGGGCAATGCCGCAGCGCACCATGCCCAGGCAGCCCGGCTGCTGGCGCTTGCCAACTGGATTGGTGAACAAACCGGGGCAACCGTCGGCTACCTGACGGAAGCCGCCAACACCGTGGGCGCGCAATTCGCTGGCGCCCATCCCGTGAACGGAGGCCTGAGTGCAGGCCAGATGCTGGCGGGTGGACTGAAGGCGGCCTTGCTGCTCAATACCGAGCCTGTCCATGACTCTGCAGCCGGCCTGCAGGCCGCCACGGCCCTGGGAGGGGCGGAGATGGTGGTGACCTTGAGCCCGTTCAAGGCCAATATGGAATTCAGTGATGTGCTGCTGCCGGTGGCGCCGTTCACGGAAACCTCGGGCAGCTTCATCAATGCGGAAGGTCGCCTGCAGGGTTTCCATGCCGTGGTGCGTCCTCTGGGCGATACCCGTCCGGCCTGGAAGGTGCTGCGCGTGCTGGCCAATCTGCTGGGCGTGCCGGGTTTTGATTTCGAGACGTCGCAGGATGTGCTGGCCCGCGCCACGAATGCGCCTGCTGGCACCTTCGCGCAGGTCCCGGCCGCTCAATTGTCGAATGCCGTGAGCACTGCTGTCCCTGTCGCCACCGCAGTGGTGGGCGAGCCCGTGGTGGCCTCGATCTATCAACTGGACGGCCTGGTGCGCCGTTCCACGTCGCTGCAGCTGACCGCCGACGCGCGCTTGGCACGCGAAGGAGTGGCAGCATGA
- a CDS encoding NAD(P)H-quinone oxidoreductase, translating to MRAVEITSFGGPEVLQLGERPMPQPGAGELLIRVAASGINRPDVLQRLGHYAPPPGTSDLPGLEVAGVVESGDPAAMAQAGIGVGDRVCALVAGGGYAQWCVAPVAQCLPVPEGLSDVEAASLPETFFTVWSNVFDRGRLQAGESLLVQGGTSGIGVTAIQLARAFGATVIATAGSDDKCAACLQLGAHHAINYKTQDFVAEAKRITQAKGVDVVLDMVAGDYVAREVECVAEDGRIVIIAVQGGVKSDFNAGLVLRRRLTITGSTLRPRPVAFKGAIARALREHVWPLLAQGRVRPVIHSTFAAADAANAHALMESNQHIGKIVLTW from the coding sequence ATGCGTGCTGTCGAGATCACATCCTTTGGTGGGCCGGAGGTGTTGCAGCTGGGGGAACGCCCCATGCCGCAGCCGGGCGCCGGCGAGTTGCTGATCCGTGTTGCCGCCAGCGGGATCAACCGCCCTGACGTGCTGCAGCGACTGGGGCACTATGCTCCGCCGCCCGGCACCTCGGACCTGCCGGGCCTGGAGGTCGCGGGCGTGGTGGAGTCGGGTGATCCTGCTGCCATGGCGCAGGCGGGCATTGGCGTGGGCGACCGCGTCTGTGCCTTGGTGGCGGGCGGGGGGTATGCGCAGTGGTGCGTGGCACCTGTCGCGCAGTGCCTGCCCGTGCCCGAGGGCTTGAGCGACGTCGAGGCGGCATCGTTGCCGGAAACGTTCTTTACAGTGTGGAGCAACGTCTTCGACCGGGGGCGTCTGCAGGCGGGCGAAAGCCTGCTGGTCCAGGGGGGCACCAGCGGCATTGGCGTGACTGCCATACAGCTGGCGCGGGCGTTCGGAGCGACCGTCATTGCCACGGCGGGCAGCGACGACAAGTGCGCGGCCTGTCTGCAGTTGGGGGCCCACCATGCCATCAACTACAAGACGCAGGACTTCGTGGCGGAAGCAAAGCGCATCACGCAGGCCAAGGGCGTGGACGTGGTGCTGGACATGGTCGCTGGCGACTATGTGGCGCGCGAGGTGGAGTGCGTGGCCGAAGACGGGCGCATCGTCATCATCGCGGTGCAGGGTGGTGTCAAGAGTGACTTCAATGCGGGCCTGGTGCTGCGGCGCCGGCTCACCATCACGGGTTCCACCCTGCGCCCGCGTCCCGTGGCATTCAAGGGCGCCATCGCCCGCGCGTTGCGCGAGCATGTGTGGCCTTTGCTGGCGCAGGGGAGGGTGCGTCCCGTCATCCACAGCACGTTTGCTGCGGCGGATGCCGCCAATGCCCATGCCCTGATGGAGTCGAACCAGCACATCGGCAAGATTGTTTTGACGTGGTGA
- the secG gene encoding preprotein translocase subunit SecG, with the protein MNVIVNVVLAVQMLTALGMIGLILVQHGKGADMGAAFGSGSSGSLFGASGSANFLSRTTAVLAAVFFVATLALAYFGNARPASSGSVLESPAAAVPAGAPAASASDAVVAPAVPASGAAQIPTK; encoded by the coding sequence ATGAACGTGATCGTGAATGTGGTTTTGGCGGTGCAGATGCTGACGGCCCTGGGGATGATTGGCCTGATCCTTGTCCAGCATGGCAAGGGTGCGGACATGGGGGCGGCATTTGGCAGCGGCAGTTCCGGAAGCCTGTTCGGCGCCAGCGGCAGTGCCAATTTTCTGTCGCGCACCACGGCAGTCCTGGCTGCGGTGTTTTTTGTCGCAACGCTGGCGTTGGCCTACTTTGGCAATGCTCGTCCCGCCAGTTCGGGCAGCGTGCTGGAAAGCCCGGCTGCTGCAGTGCCCGCGGGTGCTCCTGCGGCCTCGGCTTCGGATGCTGTTGTGGCTCCTGCGGTGCCCGCTTCAGGCGCCGCGCAGATCCCCACCAAATAA
- a CDS encoding NADH-quinone oxidoreductase subunit A, with protein MNLDQYLPVLLFILVGIAVGVVPLVLGYILGPNRPDAAKNSPYECGFEAFEDARMKFDVRYYLVAILFILFDLEIAFLFPWAVTLHEVGIAGFVAVVIFLAILVVGFAYEWKKGALDWE; from the coding sequence ATGAACCTCGATCAGTACCTCCCCGTCCTTTTGTTCATCTTGGTCGGCATCGCCGTCGGCGTTGTCCCCCTTGTCCTCGGCTACATACTGGGCCCCAACCGCCCGGATGCCGCGAAGAACTCCCCCTACGAATGTGGCTTTGAAGCCTTCGAGGATGCGCGCATGAAGTTTGACGTGCGCTACTACCTCGTGGCCATTCTCTTCATTCTTTTCGATCTCGAAATCGCATTTCTCTTCCCATGGGCGGTGACGCTGCATGAGGTGGGTATCGCCGGCTTCGTGGCCGTCGTGATTTTCCTGGCTATCCTGGTCGTGGGCTTTGCCTACGAGTGGAAAAAGGGTGCCCTGGATTGGGAATGA
- the tpiA gene encoding triose-phosphate isomerase, whose product MNSKKKLIAGNWKMNGSLAANDALLKGIIAGLEGAACDVAVAVPAPYLAQAQSVAFGSVVAIAAQDVSQHDAGAYTGEVSAAMLKEFGVRYALVGHSERRQYHGETDVAVAEKAQRALAAGITPIVCVGETLQEREAGQTEAVVKRQLAAVIHLNGHCISEVVVAYEPVWAIGTGRTATPEQAQAVHAVLRAQLSAASEHADRIRLLYGGSMNAVNAAQLLAQPDIDGGLVGGASLKAPDFLQIIAAAR is encoded by the coding sequence ATGAACAGCAAGAAAAAACTCATTGCAGGCAACTGGAAGATGAACGGCAGCCTGGCTGCCAACGATGCCCTGTTGAAAGGCATCATTGCCGGCCTTGAGGGCGCGGCCTGCGACGTCGCTGTCGCCGTGCCTGCTCCGTATCTGGCGCAGGCGCAGTCCGTCGCGTTCGGATCCGTGGTGGCGATTGCCGCCCAGGATGTGTCGCAGCACGATGCAGGGGCGTACACCGGCGAGGTCTCGGCTGCCATGCTGAAGGAATTTGGCGTGCGCTATGCGCTGGTGGGGCACTCGGAGCGCCGCCAGTACCATGGGGAAACCGATGTCGCCGTTGCCGAAAAGGCGCAACGGGCACTGGCCGCGGGCATCACGCCCATTGTCTGTGTCGGCGAGACCCTGCAGGAGCGCGAGGCCGGCCAGACCGAGGCCGTGGTCAAGCGTCAGCTGGCGGCGGTGATCCATCTCAATGGCCATTGCATCAGCGAAGTGGTGGTGGCATACGAACCGGTCTGGGCGATCGGCACGGGCCGCACGGCCACGCCCGAACAGGCGCAGGCCGTGCACGCGGTGCTGCGTGCGCAGCTGTCTGCGGCCAGCGAGCACGCCGACCGCATCCGCCTGCTGTACGGTGGCAGCATGAATGCCGTCAATGCGGCGCAATTGCTTGCGCAGCCTGACATCGATGGCGGCCTCGTCGGGGGGGCATCGCTGAAGGCGCCCGATTTCCTGCAAATTATTGCGGCTGCCCGTTGA